The proteins below come from a single Anderseniella sp. Alg231-50 genomic window:
- a CDS encoding extensin-like domain-containing protein: protein MAASADRDVPLPRPKPVQPQALQPSAPAVSYSNLGENAPGRSEQCKAALNAAGASFKWVGTATEGSCTIGDAVELASVNNGTDTISFRQKPVMACEFAALLARWTGEVAGPVMADHAGARLKAIDTGPGIVCRRRAGGAKAKISEHAKGNALDITGFRLSDKRNLQIGGNLGKQEKLAFKALRTSACGYFTTVLGPGSNPAHQHHFHFDRAKRGKSYNYRICE, encoded by the coding sequence ATGGCTGCATCTGCGGACCGGGATGTGCCGTTGCCACGACCCAAGCCGGTGCAACCGCAGGCGCTACAACCGTCGGCACCTGCGGTGAGTTATTCCAACCTTGGCGAAAATGCCCCCGGCCGCAGCGAGCAATGCAAAGCCGCACTCAACGCTGCCGGAGCTTCCTTCAAATGGGTAGGGACCGCGACAGAGGGATCGTGCACGATAGGCGATGCGGTGGAACTGGCGTCGGTGAACAATGGAACGGATACGATCAGTTTCCGGCAGAAACCGGTCATGGCATGTGAGTTTGCCGCCTTGCTGGCGAGATGGACAGGAGAGGTGGCCGGTCCGGTGATGGCAGACCACGCGGGCGCCAGGCTGAAAGCGATAGACACCGGGCCAGGCATTGTGTGCCGCAGGCGGGCAGGCGGCGCAAAGGCCAAGATCAGCGAGCATGCCAAGGGAAACGCACTCGATATTACCGGCTTTCGATTGTCGGACAAACGCAACCTGCAGATTGGCGGCAACCTGGGCAAGCAGGAGAAACTGGCGTTCAAAGCCCTGCGTACGTCGGCTTGCGGATACTTCACCACAGTGCTCGGGCCCGGTTCCAATCCGGCCCACCAGCACCATTTTCATTTCGACCGCGCCAAACGCGGCAAGTCATACAATTACCGCATATGTGAATGA
- a CDS encoding GlsB/YeaQ/YmgE family stress response membrane protein produces the protein MGIESLVVLLLVGAVAGWLAGQIMKGYGFGLIGNIVVGIVGAFVAGLIFPAIGVSLGSGIIASIIHSTIGAIILLFVIGLIKRA, from the coding sequence ATGGGTATCGAAAGTCTTGTGGTCTTGCTGCTGGTCGGCGCCGTGGCCGGCTGGTTGGCGGGCCAGATCATGAAGGGTTACGGCTTTGGCCTGATCGGCAATATTGTGGTCGGCATCGTGGGGGCATTCGTCGCCGGCCTGATCTTCCCGGCCATCGGTGTATCGCTCGGCAGTGGCATCATCGCATCGATAATCCATTCCACGATCGGGGCCATCATCCTGCTGTTTGTGATTGGCCTCATCAAAAGAGCCTGA